AAAATCGGCGTATTACTTGCCAATCTAGGCACGCCAGATAGCCCAACACCGAAGTCAATCAGCCGTTATTTATGGCAATTTTTAACGGATCCTCGCGTGGTAGATTTACCCCGTTGCAAATGGTATCCACTGCTTAAAGCCATTATTTTACCATTGCGTTCAAAACGTATCGCCAAAAATTATCAAGCAATCTGGACAGAACAAGGTTCGCCTTTACTTGCCATTTCACGACAACAAAAAGACGCATTACAAGCCTATTTAGATACGCAAAATATCAATGCTCAAGTAGAAATTGCCATGACGTACGGCAATCCATCAATACAAAGTACGGTAAAAAATTTGCTTAAAAATCAAGTTGAACGAATTATTGTTTTGCCACTTTATCCGCAATACTCTAGCTCAACCACGGGCGCAGTATTTGATGCTTTCGCTAATGCCCTTAAAGAAGAACGAGGATTAGTGCCTTTTGATTTCATCCATTCTTATCATATTGATGAAAATTACATTAACGCCTTAGCAAACTCCATAAAAGTGCGGTTAAAATCCGATGAATTTTTACTATTTTCTTATCACGGTATTCCTCTGCGTTATGAAAAAATGGGCGATTATTATCGTGAACATTGTAAACAAACGACTATTGCAGTTGTTAATAAGCTGGGCTTAACAGAAAACCAATGGGGAATGACGTTTCAATCGCGCTTTGGGCGTGAAGAATGGCTACAGCCTTACACCGATAAATTTTTAGAATCAGCTGCAACACAGAACATTCAAAAAATTGCCGTTATTTGCCCGGGTTTCTCCGTAGATTGTTTAGAAACCATTGAAGAAATTGATAAAGAAAATCGAGAAAATTTCTTAACCAATGGCGGGCAATCTTATCAATATATTCCCGCACTAAATGTAGAGCATACACATATTGAAATGATGGGAAAATTGATCCTAGAAAAACTTGCTTAATAATAGAAATGGTAAAACGTTTCTAAAATCTTCCGCACTTTGCTAAAATCAGCCATTATTTTTTCACAAGGATAAAACATGGCTGATTTTCCTTTTATCGTTGAGATCAACGAACAAAATCTTACTGAAATACTGCAACAATCCTTAGAAAAACCACTTGTCATCAATTTTTACGCGCCAACCCATAAAGAATCGGCGGATTTTTTGGTGCTACTTGAGCAAGTTGCAGAACAATATCAAGGACAATTTATTCTTGGAAAAGTAGATTGTGAAAAAGAGCAAATGATTGCCGCACAATTCCGCATCCAAGCATTGCCAACCACCTATTTGTTTAAAGAAGCACAGGCATTAGAGGCATTTCCAGGCATGCTTGATAAAGCATCATTAATCCAACGATTAAGCATTATTTTACCTAAAGAGGAAGATTTAAAATTCCAACAAGCATTAGATTTCTTGCAAGTAGAAAATTACGAAGCCGCATTGCCATTGTTGAAAGACGCATGGGAACTTTCCGATAAGAAAAACAGTGATGTTGCCCTGCTCTATGCGGAAACCTATATTGCAATGAAGAAAACGGAGCCAGCACAAGAAATTTTAAATCAAATTCCATTGCAAGATCGAGATAGCCGTTGGCACGGATTACAAGCACAAATTGAGCTACAAATTCAAGCAGCCGATACACCTGAAATCCAACAATTACAGGCTGATTATGCTAAAAACCCAACAGCTGAAATTGCAATAAAACTTGCCGTACAACTTCATCAAGCTGGACGAAATGAAGAAGCATTAACACTACTTTTCGGCATTTTAAAAACAGATTTAAGCGCGCAGAATGGCGAAGTTAAACAACAATTTTTATCTATTTTAAGCGCAATGGGCAATGCTGATCCGCTGACAAATAAATTTCGTCGATTGCTTTATTCGCTGCTTTATTAAGCAAAAAGTTTATAATCAGTAAAATGCAACTTATTGCATTATATTATTACTTAACTACAAACAAGGATTCTTTATGTCAGATATCAAACACGCAAAACTTTTAATTTTAGGCTCAGGCCCTGCTGGTTATACAGCAGCCATTTATGCGGCACGTGCAAACTTAAAACCCGTACTGGTGACTGGTTTACAACAAGGTGGGCAGCTGACTACCACAGATGAAATTGAGAACTGGCCGGGTGATTTTGAGATGACTACTGGTTCAGGTTTAATGCAACGTATGTTGCAACATGCAGAAAAATTTGAAACAGAAATCGTCTTCGATCATATCAATCGCGTAGATTTATCTTCTCGCCCATTCAAACTTTTTGGCGATGTGCAAAATTTCACTTGTGATGCATTAATTATCGCAACGGGTGCCTCTGCACGCTATATTGGCTTACCTTCAGAAGAAAACTACAAAGGTCGTGGGGTTTCTGCTTGTGCAACCTGTGATGGTTTCTTTTATCGTAATAAGCCTGTTGGTGTCATTGGTGGAGGAAATACAGCGGTGGAAGAAGCCCTTTACTTAGCCAATATTGCAAGTACAGTGCATTTAATCCACCGTCGCGATAGCTTCCGTGCGGAAAAAATCCTTATCGACCGTTTGTACAAAAAAGTGGAAGAAGGAAAAATCGTTCTTCATACTGACCGCACTTTAGATGAAGTGTTGGGTGACAACATGGGCGTAACCGGATTACGTTTAGCCAACACAAAAACTGGGGAGAAAGAAGAACTCAAATTAGATGGCTTATTCGTAGCGATTGGTCACTCGCCAAATACGAAAATTTTCCAAGGGCAACTAGAATTAAATAATGGCTATATCGTTGTAAAATCTGGTCTTGAAGGAAATGCAACCGCCACTTCTGTGGAAGGCGTGTTCGCAGCAGGCGATGTCATGGATCACAATTATCGCCAAGCCATCACCTCCGCGGGAACTGGTTGTATGGCAGCCTTGGATGCAGAACGCTATTTAGATGCTCAAGAAGCATAAATCTTCTAACCAATTCCCCTCTTTTAACTCTTTTAAAGAGGGGAACTTTTTCTATAATCACGACCAAAACAATGAATAAACTTCGCCAAAAATATTTACAAAAATGGCTTCGCGCACAACAAGAACCTATCAAAAAATTAATGCGTGCAAACATTGTCTTAGCTACGCTTTCTTCATTCATTTTAGTCGCACAAACTTATTTTCTTGCGACGTTGCTCGATAAACTGATTATGCAAAATGTGCCTCGTGATGAACTTATTCCTTATTTTCTCGGGCTAATTATCGGCTTCGGGATGCGTGCTATTATTTTATGGGCACGCGAAAAAATAGGTTTCCAAAGCGGACAATTATTACGCAACCATATTCGTCAAAAAATTCTGGATAAAATTCATCTTGTCGGCCCTGCGACAATCAATCAAAAACCAGCTGGAAGTTGGGCAAGCATTATGTTGGAACAAGTTGAAAACTTACATAATTTCTATGCCCGTTTTCTGCCTCAACAAAGTCTTTCAGCCATTGTTCCAGTGGTTATTTTCATTGCTGTATTTCCCTTGAACTGGGCTGCAGGCTTAATCTTAATGATTACCGCACCGCTTGTTCCTCTGTTTATGATCATTGTCGGTATTGCTGCGGCTGACAACAGCCAAAAAAATATGGATACCCTTTCTCGCCTCAGTGCCCAATTTTTAGATCGCTTACGCGGTTTGGAAACCTTGCGTCTTTTTAACCGCACTTCTGAACAAACTGAGCATATTGAAAATGCCACTGAAGATTTCCGTGAAACCACAATGGATGTGCTAAAACTCGCTTTTCTCTCTTCTGCAGTATTGGAATTTTTTACCTCTATTTCCATTGCACTGATGGCGGTCTATTTTGGTTTTAGCTACTTAGGTCAAATTGAATTTGGTACCTATAATGCACCGCTTACACTTTTCACAGGTTTCTTTTGTTTAATTCTTGCACCTGAATTTTATCAACCCTTACGCGATCTAGGCACCTATTACCACGACCGTGCAGCAGGTATTGGTGCAGCGGATGCCATTGTTGATTTTTTAGAATCTGATTATTTAACTGTACATCAAAATGAAAAAACAATTTCTTTAGAAAGTGCGGTTGAAATTTCTGCCGAAAATTTAGTGGTGCTTTCGACACAGGGTTCAGCATTAACCAAGCCGTTAAACTTCCAAATTCCAGCAAATCATAATGTTGCGCTTGTAGGACAAAGTGGCGCGGGAAAAACTTCATTAATAAATGCGATTCTGGGCTTTTTACCTTATGAGGGCTCGCTCAAAATTAATGGGCAAGAACTTCGCGAAAGTAATCTAGCTGACTGGCGCAAACATATTGCGTGGGTAGGACAAAATCCATTGTTATTACAAGGCACAATTAAAGAAAACTTACTACTTGGCAATATTCAAGCCAACGATGAAGAAATTAATCAAGCTTTAATGCGTTCTCAAGCGAAAGAATTTACCGATAAACTTGGACTTCATCACGAAATAAAAGATGGTGGATTAGGCATTTCTGTGGGACAAGCGCAACGCCTTGCCATTGCTCGGGCATTGTTACGCAAAGGCGATTTACTTCTGCTCGATGAGCCAACCGCAAGCCTAGATGCGCAATCAGAAAATCTTGTTTTACAAGCATTGAATGAAGCAAGTCAGCATCAAACTACACTGATGATTACACACCGAATTGAAGATTTGAAACAATGTGATCAAATTTTTGTGATGCAACGAGGAGAAATAGTACAGCAAGGTAAATTTACCGAATTACAACATCAAGGTTTCTTTGCTGAACTACTCGCTCAACGACAACAGGATATCCAATAATGCGCACATTACTTCCGTTTATACGTTTATTTAAATTCGCCAAATTCCCGCTTATTTTAGGCTTGGTGCTAATGATTCTAGGTTTGGGCTCTAGTATGGGCTTGCTTACCGTTTCAGGCTGGTTTTTAGCCGCTACAGCCATTGCAGGACTAGGCACGCTATTTAACTTTTTCTATCCTTCAGCCAGTGTGCGAGGTTTAGCTATCGGACGAACCGTCATGCGCTATTTTGAAAAAATAGTAACGCATGATGCAACATTCCGCATTTTGTCCAAATTACGCGTGCAAGTATTTGAAAAAATCATTCCTTTAAGCCCAGCGGTATTAAATCGTTATCGCAACAGCGATTTATTAAATCGTTTAGTTTCCGATGTGGATACCCTTGATAGCCTCTATTTACGTTTACTTGCGCCATTTTTCACTGCTGTATTTGTAATCATTGCCATAACGATTGGACTTAGCTTTATCAATATTCCACTCGCACTTGGTTTAGGCTTATTTTTGTTAATTTTATTAATAATTATCCCTACTGTTTTCTATCGACTAGGACAGCAATTTGGCGAACGCTTAATCCAAGCACGTGCGACCTATCGAACCCAGTTTTTAGAATTTATCCAAGCACAAGCCGAGCTTTTATTATTTAATGCGGAAGATAAATTAAAAGAAAAAATGTCAGTCACAGAAAAAACATGGCAGGAAGATCAAGCCAAAGAAGCAAAATTAAGCGGATTTTCTACCGCACTTGTTCTCTTTCTTAATGGTTTGTTGATTTCTGGAATGCTATGGTTTGCAAGTAACGCCAATTTTGGCACAGATGAATACCGCACGGCTTATATTGCACTTTTCACTTTTGCTGCACTTGCAGCCTTTGAGATCATCATGCCACTGGGTGCAGCATTTTTGCATATAGGTCAAGTGATTGCTGCAGCAGAACGTGTGACCGAAATCATTGAGCAAAAACCGCTTGTTGAGTTTAATGGTAACGAGGAATTTGAAACAAAAGTGCGGTTAATTTCTGCGAAGAATTTAAATTTTTCCTATCCCGAACAAGAAACACTCGTATTAAAAAATCTTACATTAGATTTAGAACAGGGCAAAAAAATTGCTATTTTAGGCAAAACTGGAAGTGGAAAATCTTCACTTCTTCAACTTTTAGTACGCAATTATGATGCGAATCAAGGTGAGCTTTTATTGGCAGAAAAACCCATTTCCACCTATTCAGAAGAGACATTACGCCGCCAAATTTGTTTTTTAACTCAACGTGTTCACGTATTCAGCGATACACTTCGTCAAAATTTACAATTTGCAAGTGCGGATAAAATTTCCGATGAAAAAATGATTGAAGTACTACATCAAGTTGGCTTAAGTAAATTACTTGAGCAAGAAGGAAAAGGTTTAAATCTTTGGCTTGGGGATGGCGGTCGTCCACTTTCTGGTGGGGAACAACGCCGTTTAGGTTTAGCGCGTATTTTACTCAATAATGCGCCAATTTTATTATTGGATGAACCAACAGAAGGCTTAGATCGCGAAACTGAACGTCAAATTTTACGTTTAATTCTGCAACATGCCGAAAATAAAACCCTAATTATAGTCACTCACCGTCTCAGTTCAATTGAACAATTCGATAAAATTTGTGTAATTGATAACGGAAGATTAATCGAAGAAGGCGATTACAATAGTTTAATCACCAAAGAAAATGGGTTCTTTAAAAGATTGATTGAGCGAGTATAAGAAAAAGAAAGTTGGGCGGAAACCTTCCCAGCTTCTTCTCGGCACACAGTAATTCCGACTTTGGCTGCTTCCTTCCGGACCTGACCGAGTAAACCAGACACCGTTGCGAGAGACCGAGAAAGTTTCCATTGATATCGCAAATGCGATTGCTCGCTATTATGCAGAATTTATTGCCCTATTGCAAAGACTAATTCAAAAGTGCGGTGAATTTGGCGAGAATTTAAGCCACATTTTCAGGATTGTTATGAAATGAACTACCTCCAATACTACCCGACCGATGTTATCAATGGCGAAGGTACAAGATGCACACTTTTCGTCAGTGGCTGTACGCACGCTTGCAAAGGTTGCTACAACCAAAAAAGTTGGTCATTTTCAGCGGGTGTATTATTTGATGACGTAATGGAACAACAAATCATCAATGATTTAAAAGACACACGCATTAAACGCCAAGGTCTGACGCTTTCAGGTGGTGATCCACTTCATCCCCGTAACGTAGAAACATTATTGCCCTTTGTGCAACGTGTAAAACGAGAATGCCCCGATAAAGACATCTGGGTTTGGACGGGTTATAAGCTAGATGAATTAGACAAACAACAACGTGCAATGTTGCCTTATATTGATGTGTTAATTGATGGGAAATTTATTCAAGAACAGGCAGACCCAAGTTTAGTTTGGCGAGGTTCCGCAAACCAAATTATTCATCGATTTAAGTTATAAAACACTGAAAAAAACCACCGCACTTTTTAGTCAAAAGTATTGAGCGATAAAAAATCTGCA
The nucleotide sequence above comes from Haemophilus influenzae. Encoded proteins:
- the hemH gene encoding ferrochelatase, whose translation is MTKSAKIGVLLANLGTPDSPTPKSISRYLWQFLTDPRVVDLPRCKWYPLLKAIILPLRSKRIAKNYQAIWTEQGSPLLAISRQQKDALQAYLDTQNINAQVEIAMTYGNPSIQSTVKNLLKNQVERIIVLPLYPQYSSSTTGAVFDAFANALKEERGLVPFDFIHSYHIDENYINALANSIKVRLKSDEFLLFSYHGIPLRYEKMGDYYREHCKQTTIAVVNKLGLTENQWGMTFQSRFGREEWLQPYTDKFLESAATQNIQKIAVICPGFSVDCLETIEEIDKENRENFLTNGGQSYQYIPALNVEHTHIEMMGKLILEKLA
- a CDS encoding co-chaperone YbbN; this encodes MADFPFIVEINEQNLTEILQQSLEKPLVINFYAPTHKESADFLVLLEQVAEQYQGQFILGKVDCEKEQMIAAQFRIQALPTTYLFKEAQALEAFPGMLDKASLIQRLSIILPKEEDLKFQQALDFLQVENYEAALPLLKDAWELSDKKNSDVALLYAETYIAMKKTEPAQEILNQIPLQDRDSRWHGLQAQIELQIQAADTPEIQQLQADYAKNPTAEIAIKLAVQLHQAGRNEEALTLLFGILKTDLSAQNGEVKQQFLSILSAMGNADPLTNKFRRLLYSLLY
- the trxB gene encoding thioredoxin-disulfide reductase, giving the protein MSDIKHAKLLILGSGPAGYTAAIYAARANLKPVLVTGLQQGGQLTTTDEIENWPGDFEMTTGSGLMQRMLQHAEKFETEIVFDHINRVDLSSRPFKLFGDVQNFTCDALIIATGASARYIGLPSEENYKGRGVSACATCDGFFYRNKPVGVIGGGNTAVEEALYLANIASTVHLIHRRDSFRAEKILIDRLYKKVEEGKIVLHTDRTLDEVLGDNMGVTGLRLANTKTGEKEELKLDGLFVAIGHSPNTKIFQGQLELNNGYIVVKSGLEGNATATSVEGVFAAGDVMDHNYRQAITSAGTGCMAALDAERYLDAQEA
- the cydD gene encoding heme ABC transporter permease/ATP-binding protein CydD → MNKLRQKYLQKWLRAQQEPIKKLMRANIVLATLSSFILVAQTYFLATLLDKLIMQNVPRDELIPYFLGLIIGFGMRAIILWAREKIGFQSGQLLRNHIRQKILDKIHLVGPATINQKPAGSWASIMLEQVENLHNFYARFLPQQSLSAIVPVVIFIAVFPLNWAAGLILMITAPLVPLFMIIVGIAAADNSQKNMDTLSRLSAQFLDRLRGLETLRLFNRTSEQTEHIENATEDFRETTMDVLKLAFLSSAVLEFFTSISIALMAVYFGFSYLGQIEFGTYNAPLTLFTGFFCLILAPEFYQPLRDLGTYYHDRAAGIGAADAIVDFLESDYLTVHQNEKTISLESAVEISAENLVVLSTQGSALTKPLNFQIPANHNVALVGQSGAGKTSLINAILGFLPYEGSLKINGQELRESNLADWRKHIAWVGQNPLLLQGTIKENLLLGNIQANDEEINQALMRSQAKEFTDKLGLHHEIKDGGLGISVGQAQRLAIARALLRKGDLLLLDEPTASLDAQSENLVLQALNEASQHQTTLMITHRIEDLKQCDQIFVMQRGEIVQQGKFTELQHQGFFAELLAQRQQDIQ
- the cydC gene encoding heme ABC transporter ATP-binding protein/permease CydC, translated to MRTLLPFIRLFKFAKFPLILGLVLMILGLGSSMGLLTVSGWFLAATAIAGLGTLFNFFYPSASVRGLAIGRTVMRYFEKIVTHDATFRILSKLRVQVFEKIIPLSPAVLNRYRNSDLLNRLVSDVDTLDSLYLRLLAPFFTAVFVIIAITIGLSFINIPLALGLGLFLLILLIIIPTVFYRLGQQFGERLIQARATYRTQFLEFIQAQAELLLFNAEDKLKEKMSVTEKTWQEDQAKEAKLSGFSTALVLFLNGLLISGMLWFASNANFGTDEYRTAYIALFTFAALAAFEIIMPLGAAFLHIGQVIAAAERVTEIIEQKPLVEFNGNEEFETKVRLISAKNLNFSYPEQETLVLKNLTLDLEQGKKIAILGKTGSGKSSLLQLLVRNYDANQGELLLAEKPISTYSEETLRRQICFLTQRVHVFSDTLRQNLQFASADKISDEKMIEVLHQVGLSKLLEQEGKGLNLWLGDGGRPLSGGEQRRLGLARILLNNAPILLLDEPTEGLDRETERQILRLILQHAENKTLIIVTHRLSSIEQFDKICVIDNGRLIEEGDYNSLITKENGFFKRLIERV
- the nrdG gene encoding anaerobic ribonucleoside-triphosphate reductase-activating protein encodes the protein MNYLQYYPTDVINGEGTRCTLFVSGCTHACKGCYNQKSWSFSAGVLFDDVMEQQIINDLKDTRIKRQGLTLSGGDPLHPRNVETLLPFVQRVKRECPDKDIWVWTGYKLDELDKQQRAMLPYIDVLIDGKFIQEQADPSLVWRGSANQIIHRFKL